The following coding sequences lie in one Salmo salar chromosome ssa13, Ssal_v3.1, whole genome shotgun sequence genomic window:
- the wdr46 gene encoding WD repeat-containing protein 46, whose protein sequence is MTYQFLPEVKKYTTEMAASSEKMLKKPHVGKKRKPPTRYWEGTEEDGKNDGKKQKEGDNNEKTPQKNKKRTKGGGKRGGARGKVISGKSDPFPGSAPVPEEKLKKFKRGVKGELPPRPQYKLRDVVIRSEAASDLAQKQNARYDLMLPEDAGFLEGDEYEDTCTISQDDIADAVDITAGAKYFSLTLSQFGPYRLDYSKTGRHLLLGGRRGHVTCLDWQSKQLMCEMNVMETVNDVKWLHSEALFAVAQKKWLYIYDNKGIELHCIRKFNDVLRMQFLPYHFLLATASATGFLQYLDVSVGKEVVAICTKAGRLDVMAHNPHNAIIHLGHSNGTVTLWTPNQREPLVKMLCHQGGVRSVAVDKTGTYMVTSGMDKKLKVYDIRSYRPLQSYFLPAGASCLSLSQRGLLSAATGDIVQVYRDVWGTPVTKPYMAHRAKGSVWGVHFCPFEDVLGVGHGEGFTSMVVPGAGEPNFDGLDANPYRSAKQRQEWEVKALLEKIQPELIGLDPSQLSQVDHSTWEQRHEDRVQVLGFDPLAKEKFTPRLKTKGRSSSGKVEKRKKQVAHEDQRDVIRQTVEDRMKIDKERKEKEKKEAAAAGQKSALDRFRK, encoded by the exons ATGACGTACCAGTTCTTACCGGAAGTTAAAAAGTACACAACAGAGATGGCGGCGTCCAGCGAGAAAATGTTGAAAAAACCACACgtggggaaaaaaagaaag CCTCCAACGAGATACTGGGAGGGCACAGAGGAAGACGGGAAGAATGATGGAAAGAAACAGAAAGAAGGGGATAACAACGAAAAGACTCCGCAAAAAAATAAGAAGAGGACAAAGGGAGGAGGAAAGCGAGGAGGAGCAAGAGGAAAGGTCATATCAGGG AAATCAGATCCATTCCCAGGCTCAGCGCCTGTCCCTGAAGAGAAGTTGAAAAAGTTCAAGAGGGGAGTGAAGGGAGAACTG ccccctcGGCCACAGTACAAGCTCAGAGATGTGGTCATTCGATCAGAGGCAGCCTCAGACCTGGCCCAGAAGCAGAATGCACGATATGACCTTATGCTCCCAGAGGATGCTGG GTTCCTGGAGGGAGACGAATATGAGGACACATGCACCATCTCACAGGATGACATCGCTGATGCTGTGGATATTACTGCCGGGGCAAAG taCTTTAGCCTGACCCTGTCTCAGTTTGGGCCTTACCGACTGGATTACAGCAAGACTGGGCG ACACCTGCTGCTTGGTGGCAGGAGAGGTCATGTGACCTGCCTGGACTGGCAGTCCAAACAGTTGATGTGTGAGATGAACGTGATGGAGACAGTCAACGACGTAAA GTGGCTCCACAGTGAGGCCTTGTTTGCAGTGGCTCAGAAGAAGTGGCTGTATATCTATGACAACAAGGGCATCGAGCTCCACTGCATCCGCAAGTTCAACGATGTTCTCCGCATGCAGTTTCTCCCCTACCACTTCCTGCTGGCTACAGCA AGTGCGACAGGCTTCCTGCAGTACCTGGACGTGTCAGTGGGTAAGGAGGTGgtggccatctgtaccaaggctgGCCGGCTGGATGTGATGGCCCATAACCCTCACAACGCCATCATCCACCTGGGCCACTCCAACGGCACTGTCACCCTCTGGACGCCAAACCAGAGAGAGCCACTTGTCAAGATGCTCTGCCACCAGGGAGGTGTGCGCTCTGTCGCCGTCGACAAGACTGGCAC GTACATGGTGACCTCTGGCATGGACAAGAAGCTGAAGGTGTATGACATCAGATCCTACCGGCCCCTGCAGTCCTACTTCCTGCCTGCGGGAGCTTCCTGCCTGTCTCTGAGTCAGAGGGGCCTGCTGTCCGCCGCCACAGGAGACATAGTCCAG gtgtaCAGAGATGTGTGGGGCACCCCAGTGACCAAGCCCTACATGGCCCACAGGGCAAAGGGCTCAGTGTGGGGTGTGCACTTCTGCCCCTTTGAGGACGTCCTAGGGGTGGGCCATGGAGAGGGCTTCACTAGCATGGTCGTACCAG GTGCTGGCGAGCCCAACTTTGACGGTCTGGATGCCAACCCGTACCGCAGTGCCAAGCAGAGGCAGGAGTGGGAGGTCAAAGCCCTACTAGAGAAGATCCAGCCAGAACTGATTGGCCTGGACCCTAGCCAGCTCAGCCAGGTGGACCACTCCAcctgggaacagagacatgagGACAGGGTCCAAGTACTG GGCTTTGACCCGCTGGCCAAGGAGAAGTTTACACCAAGGTTAAAGACCAAAGGTCGGAGTTCAAGTGGAAAAGTGGAAAAGCGCAAGAAGCAAGTGGCACATGAGGACCAGAGG GATGTGATCAGGCAAACAGTGGAAGACAGGATGAAGATAGataaagagaggaaggagaaagagaagaaagaggcGGCAGCAGCTGGTCAGAAGTCTGCTCTGGACAGATTCAGGAAGTAA
- the b3galt4 gene encoding beta-1,3-galactosyltransferase 9, which produces MVGRGLWVCKPRFGKRGRFGVVPALCVLIVSAALLALLFVDSIESWATSMNMNTMVEAQGGIIPPQSVPPTRPEEYLLMPSPLVCQRAKPYLIAMVTSAPANQMARQAIRDTWGGEVEVRGHRVMTLFMVGVASDPGLAKLLIEEARERGDLIQGRFWDSYSNLTLKTLSMLNWARRFCPQAHFLAKVDDDVLFNPGALLRYLNRSTVTNTYEHGDLYLGRVHLHVAPDRDPDSKHYLPRGAYPASVFPDYCSGTAYILSRSALLKISLTAAASPLPTPLPPEDVFVGLCARAAGVLPSHCPLFSGGPAVPYGRCCYQAMVSIHHISPREMLRFWADIHSPPPCSWLGLRASLGVCKVRAMLGTFLGVDQGL; this is translated from the coding sequence ATGGTGGGACGGGGCCTGTGGGTGTGTAAGCCCCGCTTTGGTAAGCGGGGGCGGTTCGGGGTGGTGCCTGCTCTCTGTGTGCTGATAGTCAGTGCTGCTCTGCTAGCTCTGCTCTTTGTGGACTCCATTGAGTCATGGGCCACCTCCATGAACATGAACACAATGGTAGAGGCGCAGGGGGGGATCATACCCCCACAAAGTGTCCCCCCAACCAGACCCGAGGAGTACCTCCTTATGCCCAGCCCTCTCGTCTGCCAGCGTGCCAAACCCTACCTCATCGCCATGGTGACCTCCGCCCCAGCCAATCAGATGGCCCGCCAGGCCATCCGGGACACGTGGGGTGGGGAGGTGGAGGTCAGGGGTCATAGGGTCATGACTTTGTTCATGGTCGGGGTGGCCTCTGACCCTGGGCTAGCCAAGCTGCTGATAGAGGAGGCCCGGGAACGAGGGGACCTGATCCAAGGGCGCTTCTGGGACTCCTACTCTAACCTGACCCTGAAGACCCTCTCCATGCTGAACTGGGCCCGACGCTTCTGCCCCCAGGCCCACTTCCTGGCCAAGGTGGACGATGATGTCCTGTTCAACCCCGGGGCCCTGCTGCGCTACCTGAACAGGAGTACCGTGACCAACACCTACGAGCATGGGGACCTGTACCTTGGCCGGGTCCACCTTCATGTGGCTCCAGACCGAGACCCAGACAGTAAGCACTACCTCCCTAGAGGGGCGTACCCTGCATCTGTCTTCCCTGACTACTGCAGTGGCACTGCCTACATCCTCTCTCGCTCCGCCCTGCTCAAGATCTCCTTGACGGCCGCTGCCTCACCTCTGCCCACCCCTCTGCCCCCCGAGGACGTGTTTGTGGGTCTGTGTGCCCGTGCGGCTGGAGTGCTGCCCTCCCACTGCCCGCTGTTTTCTGGTGGGCCCGCAGTGCCCTACGGGCGCTGCTGCTACCAGGCCATGGTGTCCATCCACCACATCTCCCCCAGAGAGATGCTCCGGTTTTGGGCTGACATCCACTCCCCTCCCCCCTGCTCCTGGCTGGGCCTGCGTGCCTCCCTGGGGGTCTGTAAAGTCCGGGCCATGCTGGGGACCTTTCTGGGGGTGGATCAGGGGCTGTGA